In the genome of Pongo pygmaeus isolate AG05252 chromosome 9, NHGRI_mPonPyg2-v2.0_pri, whole genome shotgun sequence, one region contains:
- the C9H11orf24 gene encoding uncharacterized protein C11orf24 homolog produces the protein MWTVLVLIWIFSLSLSESHVASNDPRNFVPNKMWKGLVKRNASVETVDNKASEDVTMAAASPVTLTKGTSAAHLNSTELTTEDTSRTDVSEPANSGGAADGVTSIAPTTAASSTTAASSTTAASVTTAASVTTAASVTTAASSTTAASSMIAASSMIVASSMIVASIMTAASSTTAASVTTAASVTTVASSTTAASSTPTTLAPPAPTSTSAGRSPSTAATGHPSLSTALAQVPKSSTLPRTATLATLATRAQTVATTANTSSPMSTRPSPSKHMPSDTAASPAPPTHPQAQGPISQVSVNQPVVNTTNKSTPTPSNTTPQPAPIPTVVTTTKAQAREPTASPMPVPHTSPIPEMEAMSPTTQPSPTPYTQRAAGPGTPQAPEQVETEAIPGTDSTGPTPRSSGGTKMPATDSCQPSTQGQYMVVTTEPLTRAVVDKTLLLVVLLLGVTLFITVLVLFALQAYESYKKKDYTQVDYLINGMYADSEM, from the exons ATGTGGACAGTTCTTGTGCTCATTTGGATTTTCTCCTTGTCCTTATCTGAAAGCCATGTGGCATCCAACGATCCAC GCAACTTTGTCCCTAACAAAATGTGGAAGGGATTAGTCAAGAGGAATGCATCTGTGGAAACAGTTGATAATAAAGCATCTGAGGATGTAACCATGGCAGCAGCTTCTCCTGTCACATTGACCAAAGGGACTTCGGCAGCCCACCTCAACTCTACGGAACTCACAACAGAGGACACAAGCAGGACAGATGTGAGTGAACCAGCAAATTCAGGAGGTGCAGCTGATGGTGTGACCTCCATTGCTCCCACGACTGCAGCCTCCAGTACGACTGCAGCCTCCAGTACGACTGCAGCCTCCGTTACGACTGCAGCCTCCGTTACGACTGCAGCCTCCGTTACGACTGCGGCCTCCAGTACGACTGCGGCCTCCAGTATGATTGCGGCCTCCAGTATGATTGTGGCCTCCAGTATGATTGTGGCCTCCATTATGACTGCGGCCTCCAGTACGACTGCGGCCTCCGTTACGACTGCAGCCTCTGTTACGACTGTGGCCTCCAGTACGACTGCGGCCTCCAGCACTCCCACGACACTCGCACCCCCTGCGCCCACATCCACTTCTGCAGGGCGGAGCCCATCCACTGCCGCCACTGGGCATCCATCTCTCAGCACAGCCCTCGCACAAGTGCCAAAGAGCAGCACGTTGCCAAGAACAGCAACCCTGGCCACGTTGGCCACACGTGCTCAGACTGTAGCGACCACAGCAAACACAAGCAGCCCCATGAGCACTCGTCCAAGTCCTTCCAAGCACATGCCCAGTGACACCGCGGCAAGCCCTGCACCCCCTACGCATCCCCAAGCACAAGGTCCCATTAGCCAGGTGTCAGTGAACCAGCCTGTGGTTAACACAACAAATAAATCCACACCCACGCCCTCAAACACAACCCCACAGCCCGCCCCCATCCCCACAGTGGTGACCACCACGAAGGCACAAGCCAGGGAGCCAACTGCCAGCCCAATGCCAGTGCCTCACACCAGCCCAATCCCTGAGATGGAGGCCATGTCCCCCACGACACAGCCAAGTCCCACGCCATATACCCAGAGGGCCGCTGGGCCAGGCACACCCCAGGCACCAGAGCAGGTAGAGACTGAAGCCATACCAGGTACTGATTCCACTGGGCCAACACCCAGGAGCTCAGGGGGCACTAAGATGCCAGCCACGGACTCGTGCCAGCCCAGCACCCAAGGCCAGTACATGGTGGTCACCACCGAGCCCCTCACCCGGGCCGTGGTGGACAAAACTCTTCTCCTGGTGGTGCTGTTACTCGGGGTGACCCTTTTCATCACAGTCTTGGTTTTGTTTGCCCTGCAGGCCTACGAGAGCTACAAGAAGAAGGACTACACGCAGGTGGACTACTTAATCAACGGGATGTATGCCGACTCGGAAATGTGA